Proteins from one Fragaria vesca subsp. vesca linkage group LG6, FraVesHawaii_1.0, whole genome shotgun sequence genomic window:
- the LOC101301699 gene encoding uncharacterized protein LOC101301699, which produces MKAAVTFLLHFAFIFSTIQARSIIPQPQALRSFKVNDTQNVGSCSYSVSIKTSCSSPRYTRDQISIAFGDAYGYQVYAPRIDNPRSRAFESCSTDTFQISGPCTYQICYVYLYRSGYDGWLVDTVTIYGHYTKAATFYYNAYIPSDIWFGFNLCHGASASSTSSM; this is translated from the exons ATGAAGGCCGCTGTGACTTTCTTGCTCCATTTTGCCTTCATCTTCAGCACCATACAAGCAAGATCAATCATTCCACAGCCCCAAGCTCTCAGATCTTTCAAGGTCAACGATACCCAG AATGTAGGAAGTTGTTCTTACTCGGTTTCAATCAAGACCAGCTGTTCTTCACCCCGATATACTCGAGATCAGATCAGTATTGCATTTGGTGATGCTTATGGCTATCAG GTGTATGCGCCTAGAATAGACAATCCACGTTCGAGGGCATTCGAGAGTTGCTCCACGGACACATTTCAGATTTCGGGGCCATGCACATACCAGATTTGTTATGTGTATCTCTATAGGAGTGGATATGATGGGTGGTTAGTTGACACAGTGACAATCTATGGTCATTATACAAAAGCTGCTACATTCTATTACAACGCTTATATTCCCAGTGATATTTGGTTTGGATTTAATCTCTGCCATGGTGCTTCAGCATCATCCACTTCAAGCATGTAG
- the LOC101301024 gene encoding DNA-directed RNA polymerase III subunit rpc6-like isoform 1, protein MSRSQQPSALKRKRLDSQSGSLTEHESKLYDAIRSKTDMGMSVQDLRRETGLQTNLFTKAIKTLQAKQLIKEVKNFDNKTRKHYMATEFEPSKEITGGAWYDNGQFDTDFIKVVKRELVKVIYDQKIATLEGISNAISKKKFLTVNLSTQELKQILEALVLDNEVLKVVSTGMGEFVGIKAGKDCYKCCKRGVRGEPNLASMASIPCGVCPRINQCTPDGIISPITCEYFKKWLDF, encoded by the coding sequence ATGAGCAGATCACAACAGCCTTCAGCCCTTAAACGGAAGCGCTTGGACTCGCAGTCTGGGTCTTTGACAGAGCATGAAAGCAAACTCTATGATGCCATCCGCAGCAAGACAGATATGGGCATGTCTGTACAAGACTTGAGGCGTGAAACAGGACTTCAGACCAATTTATTTACCAAGGCCATCAAAACACTTCAAGCCAAACAACTGATAAAAGAGGTTAAAAATTTTGATAACAAGACAAGGAAGCATTACATGGCTACAGAGTTTGAGCCCTCAAAGGAGATAACCGGTGGTGCTTGGTATGATAATGGACAGTTTGATACTGATTTTATAAAGGTCGTAAAAAGAGAGTTGGTGAAGGTCATTTATGATCAGAAGATTGCTACCTTGGAGGGAATTTCAAATGCAATTAGTAAGAAAAAGTTTTTAACTGTTAACTTATCCACACAGGAATTAAAGCAGATTCTGGAGGCTTTGGTTTTGGACAATGAGGTCCTGAAGGTGGTGAGCACTGGGATGGGGGAGTTTGTTGGTATCAAAGCTGGCAAAGACTGTTATAAGTGCTGCAAGAGAGGTGTTAGAGGGGAACCGAACTTGGCGTCCATGGCTTCCATTCCATGTGGAGTCTGTCCGCGTATTAATCAATGTACCCCAGATGGCATTATTTCCCCAATCACTTGTGAATACTTCAAGAAATGGTTGGACTTCTGA
- the LOC101300742 gene encoding coatomer subunit zeta-1-like: MILAVLFANSEGNILVERFNGVPAEERLHWRSFLVKLGAENLRGVKNEELLVACHKSVYIVYTVLGDVSIYVVGKDEYDELALSEVIFVITSAVKDVIGKPPTERLFLDKYGKICLCLDEIVWKGYLENTEKDRIKRMIRLRPPTEF; this comes from the exons ATGATACTCGCAGTGTTATTCGCCAACTCTGAAGGGAACATCCTTGTTGAACG GTTCAATGGAGTTCCTGCTGAAGAACGGCTGCATTGGCGATCTTTCTTAGTCAAACTAGGAGCTGAGAATCTTAGAGGTGTGAAGAATGAAGAACTCCTTGTTGCCTGCCACAA ATCAGTTTACATTGTTTACACTGTGCTTGGGGATGTCAGCATCTATGTTGTGGGCAAGGACGAATATGATGAACTAGCCT TGTCAGAGGTGATCTTTGTAATAACATCAGCTGTGAAGGACGTAATCGGGAAGCCTCCCACTGAGCGCCTTTTTCTGGACAAGTATGGAAAAATTTGCTTGTGTCTGGATGAAATTGTTTGGAAG GGATACCTGGAGAATACAGAAAAGGATAGAATCAAGAGGATGATAAGGCTAAGGCCTCCAACTGAATTTTGA
- the LOC101298816 gene encoding inactive rhomboid protein 1-like has protein sequence MWLHGGVIHLLFNTISLDFVGLRLERDFGYHRFGLVYMLSGVGGSVASCLRIVQENLQSTVSAGASGAIFGLCGASLSELITNWTLYDDKFAAIMLLLLNVGVNIGLGFLLKMDNSAHIGGFVAGFFLGFVFFIKPQFGYISSKFIPSYHEVQPTRRHNFCQYFLAVLGLVGSIAIFAAGFGLLFNIKEIKEKLPDSVKSH, from the exons ATGTGGCTTCATGGTGGAGTCATTCATTTGCTTTTCAACACTATCAGCCTTGATTTCGTTGGACTCCGACTCGAGCGCGACTTCGGATATC ATAGATTCGGGCTTGTGTATATGCTTTCTGGGGTGGGAGGAAGTGTAGCGTCTTGCCTTCGTATTGTTCAAGAAAACCTGCAATCGACTGTGTCTGCTGGCGCATCCGGGGCAATTTTTGGACTGTGTGGAGCCTCCCTTTCGGAGTTGATCACAAACTGGACACTCTATGATGATAAG TTCGCGGCCATCATGTTACTCCTTCTCAATGTTGGCGTGAACATCGGCCTTGGATTTCTACTGAAAATGGACAATTCAGCTCATATAGGAGGTTTCGTAGCTGGGTTCTTCCTCGGTTTTGTTTTCTTCATCAAGCCTCAGTTTGGATACATAAGCAGCAAGTTTATTCCATCATACCATGAGGTCCAACCTACACGAAGGCACAACTTCTGTCAATATTTCCTAGCGGTTCTAGGTCTTGTAGGCTCAATTGCTAT ATTCGCAGCTGGCTTCGGTCTGCTATTTAACATTAAGGAAATTAAGGAGAAGTTGCCGGATTCCGTCAAAAGTCATTGA
- the LOC101301987 gene encoding DEAD-box ATP-dependent RNA helicase 56-like — protein MGEIRDNDGYEEELVDYDEEEQNAPNSVSGKPNGESVKKGYVGIHSSGFRDFLLKPELLRAIVDSGFEHPSEVQHECIPQAILGMDVLCQAKSGMGKTAVFVLSTLQQIEPVAGQVAALILCHTRELAYQICHEFERFSTYLPELKVAVFYGGVSIKVHRDLLKNECPHIVVGTPGRVLALARDKELGLKNVRHFILDECDKMLESLDMRRDVQMIFKLTPHDKQVMMFSATLSKEIRPVCKKFMQDPMEIYVDDEAKLTLHGLVQHYIKLSESEKNRKLTDLLDALDFNQVVIFVKSVSRAAELNKLLADCNFPSICIHSGMPQEERLKRYKNFKEGLSRILVATDLVGRGIDIERVNIVINYDMPDSADTYLHRVGRAGRFGTKGLAITFVSSSADSDVLNQVQSRFEVDIKELPEQIDTSTYMQV, from the exons ATGGGTGAAATCAGAGACAACGATGGGTACGAGGAAGAGCTCGTCGACTACGACGAGGAAGAGCAAAACGCCCCCAACTCCGTCTCCGGCAAACCCAATGGCGAATCCGTGAAAAA GGGCTATGTCGGCATCCATAGTTCGGGATTCAGAGACTTCCTGTTGAAACCAGAGCTGCTTCGAGCGATTGTGGATTCTGGATTCGAACATCCATCTGAAG TTCAACACGAGTGCATCCCTCAAGCTATTTTAGGAATGGATGTTCTTTGCCAAGCGAAATCTGGGATGGGAAAAACTGCAGTCTTTGTTCTGTCAACTCTTCAGCAAATAGAACCGGTTGCTGGTCAAGTTGCTGCTCTCATTCTTTGCCACACAAGAGAATTGGCTTACCAG ATTTGTCATGAATTTGAGAGGTTTAGTACTTACTTGCCGGAGCTAAAAGTTGCCGTCTTCTATGGAGGTGTAAGTATTAAGGTTCACAGAGATTTGCTGAAAAATGAATGCCCTCATATTGTTGTGGGAACACCTGGGAGAGTGTTGGCTCTGGCGAGAGATAAAGAGCTTGGACTGAAGAATGTGAGGCATTTTATTCTTGATGAATGCGACAAGATGCTTGAATCACTTG ATATGAGGAGAGATGTGCAGATGATCTTCAAGTTGACTCCTCATGACAAGCAAGTGATGATGTTTTCTGCAACACTAAGCAAGGAGATCCGCCCTGTCTGCAAGAAATTTATGCAAGAT CCGATGGAGATTTATGTTGATGATGAAGCGAAGTTGACGCTTCATGGTCTCGTGCAG CATTACATCAAATTGAGCGAATCTGAGAAGAACCGCAAGCTGACCGACCTTCTAGATGCATTGGATTTCAATCAAGTTGTTATTTTTGTAAAAAGTGTGAGCAGAGCAGCTGAGTTGAACAAGTTACTTGCTGACTGTAATTTCCCCTCTATCTGCATTCATTCTGGAATGCCACAGGAAGAAAG GTTGAAAAGGTACAAGAATTTCAAGGAGGGCCTTTCAAGGATACTTGTGGCAACAGACTTAGTAGGAAGAGGAATTGACATTGAACGTGTTAACATTGTTATCAACTATGACATGCCAGATTCTGCTGATACCTACCTACACAGG GTTGGTAGAGCCGGAAGGTTTGGTACTAAAGGGTTGGCAATAACATTTGTCTCATCCTCAGCTGACTCTGATGTACTTAATCAG GTCCAGTCAAGGTTTGAAGTGGACATAAAGGAGCTCCCAGAGCAAATTGATACTTCTACATACA TGCAAGTATGA